The nucleotide window TGGCCACATGCATACGATTACTTTCTCCTTCGCAAACCACGTTTTGAGCAATTTCAAAATCTCCCTTATTTATTAGTAGAAAACAACTCAACTTCTAAGCTCCAATCGTGAATACGAACATGATGGTCATTGATTGGGGCGCATCGTGATCAGTTTCATTCCAACTCAACTTAATGACGTGATGCTACCTTGTTACTTTTTGGCTTTTTGCAATTTAGTTCGGGAAAACGAGTTAATGGCGTGTCGGTACTTTGTTCGTATAGTTTTGGCTGCCATAATGACGTGTCTATAGTTATCAGAGATTTGGAGGCATATTCAATCAGAAACAAAAATATGCCGATGGTGACGGGCACGTTATGGTGAATTTGTCTATATGATATGCTCTTTTCTTATCTTTatttcttaattaatattaaataaataccAACCAAATCCACGAACAATCCTTCACCTATATGGGAACTGGAGAGGCAGAAGATGAAAATGACTCTTCGTTACATACAAAAATACACCACTAGATAGCAATAAGTCATGGGGCTTTATTATTACATAAAACTTGCAAGAGAGGATAAGAAAGACCAAccaaaagtgaaaaaaaatagGATTATTACAAAGACTAAACCGCAACCTCAATCACACTTTAAATTTACAAAagacagaacaaaaaaaaacctaattCTATCAAGACCGAAGTTCAGAGAAATCAAGATGATCAAAAgggcaacaaacaaacaaaacatataGATTACCAAAAAGCTCTGGACTTTTTATTAGAATGAAGAGGAGGATGACTTAAAGTAGTAGTAATTTGTGGGACAGTGAAGCCACCATCATCATACCATCTCTTGTTCTGTCCTTGCTGTTTCATGTTTTGTATTGGAGCATAAGTTTTCTCTTCTGGTGAtttttctttgttgttgtaCATCCCAAACTgaatattgttgttgttgttttcctGAGAAAAGTACTGATTTGTGTATGAAGAAGGAAGAGTTTGTGGAATCTGAGGGACCCAAATCCCCAAATTCTCAGATGGAAGTGACACTGTATTGTAGTTTTTTCTCTTAGTGCTGTCATCTTCTGCTTCTATATATGGTAACACTCCATCATCATGACCACTCTGAAATCACAAAAGAAAACCCatcagaaaaggaaaaataaaataaaattcagaatTTATACAAAAGTAGAAAAAATCTATCCACATCTATAAAGCTTGACTATTTATATCTCAACTAGATCAGATATGATATTACGTAAACAGAGGAAATTAATGTCACTAATAAACATTAGTTCTTGATTAACCTTAACTTGATATTTCTTGATTAGAGAGAACAACAAACAAACCTTAGAGAAACCAAAAGGAGGAAGCGAGGAGTCGAGGAAGTCCTCTACGTGCCAACCAGGTAAGGTATCGATTAAGTACTCTGAAACCGTGCTTGTAGAGCCCCACTGACTCACCTCTGAGTCGCCACCGATCTTTGAAGAAAGTTGGATCTTGGAGGTGTTGCTCTGAGGAGCTGAGAGAGGTTTCTTGGAAGGGACAGAGCAGTCTTGACTACTAGAGGAAGAAGATCCTGAAGTTGGTTTGTAAACAGAAGATGTAGCAGAGAGCTTAACCCCTGTGAGAAGAAACCTATCGTGTTTCTTCTTGTGCTCGTTGGCAGAGTGTATCGATGTATCACAATCTTTGCATAAGATAGCCCTATCTTGCTGACAAAACAACAAAGCTTTTTTCTCCtacaatttacaaaaaaaatgactTCAGATTATTATGATCGTTAGACCAAAACCAGTGTCCTTAAAATCTTGACAAGAAGTTGAGAGAGACCTGACAGATGTCGCAGACAGGAGAGGAGTTGTTGGAGGAAGATGGGTATAGGAGAGAGAAACGGAGATGTTTGGAGGCAAGCTTGTTAGCGTGGTGGACTTGGTGGTCGCAGCCGCCGCACAAAGACGCTTCGTCGGCGGTGCAAAACACCGACGCTTCTTCTTTATCGCAGACGTCGCACCTGATCTTCATCAAACGATCGACTAAGAGAGATAAAGCGAGAGGTTCTTGAAGAGGATAGGAGAGAAGATGTGAGATTTCGTGGAGTTCTTGTAATAAAAGAAAGagaatattaagtaaatagtatAAGAGGGTTGTTGTGtaatatcatcattttcttcttctttttttctcaatCATATTTATCTCTTTTTTCTAGAAAAATAATACTCTGATACTTTTTGCAAGAAGTCGTTTAAGGTTTTCTACAcacgaattaaaaaaatactaatttttttgtttatccctgtttaatataattttttgtttggttttattaattaatcaacTAAAATATgggtaaaaaatttaaaaattatttaaaatatgtattgtaaatgtaaaatgataataataaaacaaaattttaaaactaaaacgCCAGTTAATATGAAACAGAAAAAGTACTTGTCTatatgaaacggagggagtacttgTTTATATGAAATGTCACAATCATATTTTAGTCAAATTTTCAATTCTAATATAAAACTCTTGATTATTGATATATTCTATCAATTTCAATTGGTTACTAATGATAGAGTTACACCACACACCCTTtcatttttcaatacaaatttaagAGATCCTCCCTTTCTTACTGGAGCGCTAACTCctattttttttagagaattcTTGTGTTGAATTATTTAGTtgagttaaaaataaattaagaaaaaattaaagtgtgtgttattactttatttttcactaattatatatacaaaattatattacattttattttaacttttaaattttttatagtgAAGGGCTATTAGGTAGTTTGGGTAACGAGATCGAAAtaaaacaaccaataaaacataattCTCTATGGAAAAATTTTGCAGTCTTAGCTAGAGAATCCAAAATCTGATTTTACGCTTGTGGAATATAAATGATCTTGAATTTCGAAAATCATATATGCAGAATCTCTGTTTTTTCCAACATTGTTGCAAAGCTTGGTTGAGCACGAGGCTTCTAGatcattttaacttttaatttaaGGAGAGAAGATGTGAGAGATTATTGGAGTTCCTtcaacaaaaagaaagagaatatTAAGTAATAATATAAGAGGTTGCTTCTGTAAAtcatcatttttcttcttttcctttttcaattatatttctctttttcttaGAAAAATTGTTCTTGTTTTATATGAGATGTCGACAAAGACTTGGAGTACTATTATTTGGTTGAGTTAAAGTAAAATTaggagaaaaaaattgtttatcactttatttttcattaattacataaaaataaagaaaaataattgtttCATTTTATTTCAACTTTATATTTAAGAATGTATTTTATTTGAAGACAAACctataataaaaacacaaattattttttcctttattaCTTCATATCATTTTTACATATTACTCTAAAGTCCAATGTGTTCTCAATCACATTTTAATTGTAAcgtttaaatagaaaatataattattatcttTTGTAGACAAACTAGTTATTACATTATTGTTAGGTCATTATTTCCCTTCCATTCATTTCTTCAGTCACTTTTAAACAAAACCATGGTACTGAAATACTAATTTTAGAGAATTATTGGTACGCAACTAACTTTatataatgaaacaaaaaaatgatgaaaAGATAATCATCCCTAAAACTTGGAGATAAAATCAGTGGTTTACATCATATGTGAACATtaactttttacaaaaaatagacGGAATAGTTCAATTTGTTGATGTGAAATTTTAATgattcaatttaaaaaatgcgAACAAATCCAATAGtactttttcttaacaaaataCAATTTactcattttttttatcaaatcaatTAGTGATTCATTGCTGATATTCATACAAAGCTATAAAACTACGTGtacacaaaaaaatatctgaaataatatacatatattaggAGGACTAAGGGACATAAATCTTCAACATGAAATATTAATCTTGGATCACATTCTCAACAGTTTTTCAGAGCAATCAACTCGAATCAAAGATCGGCTAAAATTTTGGTGTTCTTCCGGATATTGCTTCATTTgctctctcttttgtttttttttttatcatttgtaatTTCTGAATTATTTAATGAGCTCCTaattggttgacaaaaaaaaactcctaatttttttttcatatcctAACAGTTGACCATGTgcatgatatataaaatataaaaacaattaaaccgTACATGTGCGTTTTTCGTATGATCCAGTTTACACGGAAGATAATACTGTGCTATTTTCCCATGAATTGTTGTCTCCATAAAAGCATCAGATTTGACACCTACTCCATCTGATTTGTAATAATTCATAATAAGtgctattttaatttttttttcgttacaaaaaatgttattttacaattttaatgcaaattatatttattttcaactgaaattaattaaaaacttatttgattttataaataattttatttatgtcaAATACTAGTGATcagaaatatataattaataacaacatatatatatttctgtaACTTTTTTAATCTGTGTGAAAAGTGTTAAAATGACACTTATTTAGAAACGAAAGGAATATATACGAAGGAGAAAATGTGAAACTACCTTTGTGTTTAACGGATTTGACACCTCTTCTTTATTTAAATTCCATTTATAGTAAAACTCATGCAGTCAAGTCCAAACAGAGTTATATGTTAAATAGTTGCATATATAtcatcttcttattttttttttgtcaattatcATCTTGTTATATGTTTGCAATATTGATGTGCTATCTTTGTTTTTGCAGATTGTGATTTATGCCATCGATGAACGTTGCCTTGGTAGTGTCCAGTGGGTGGTGTGAACTATGAAGCGCTGGTCTCGAACCAAATTGACCGGTGGTGGTGGGTCATTCtttttacataaataattaaataaataaaaacatgtatCATTGTGGCTTCCATTTTTGACAACTTTAGATTcaccttttgttttgttttttgttttcccactaaaaaaatttattaaaaattgaaacaaaagaTAACACATAAGCTCTAACTGTAAAGCACTTGTGGCGATAATCAATTAgagtaaaataatttttcagtTGTATTACGTTGATATCGTCCAATCAAGAGAAAAGTGTTTTTAGTCAATTTACTCCACAATAGCGTAAAACTACATTACTCTACTTTAGTCAAGAGAAAACTTTTACTCTAGGTTTCATATTTCTCTTTCCTCTGTTTTCCACCTTTTGTTTTCATCTCATTACCTCCACTTATATTTACTCccatttactctattttaaccAATCACACTGATAGTCTAAAACTAAGTGGACAAGTTTGGCGAACCATTATAAATAACTAAGTGAAAAAGGGAATAGAAAGAAAGTAACATCCAAAGTCAATACTTATTGAGGATAAACCATTATCTAAAACTTTTTACTCCACGAAAATCTAAAGAGATTTgctttttgttatcttttttttttacttgaatTCTAAAAGCTCATTCAATCATAAAAACtaatattaactaaataataaaatgctatgttttctagtttttcaaataataatatacaacaAGTTGATCATATAATTCTAAGCGTGAAAATAGATTACGGAACGTAGTGactgaagaaaaagaaaactagaTGCTTTTTCAGTATGAACAAAATCTTAATTGGCCTCTAAGCATATTAATTCGTTTGTCTAGATGTTAAgaataagttttaaaaatgtaGACCCACTATCAAGTAGTAACAGAATATTATAACGATTTTCTAATCCTGAAAAAGTAGCatacaaaagaataaaatatttgacAAATAACTAAAGGCGTATGCTTAAAGAAACTTTAAACCCATATCGAACCCTGCTAAAGTATCATAactataatttgtttttattaagtGGAAAGTATTATGTGCATTAAAGTTCAAAAAGGTATTATATGTGTATTATGAAATATTATAAAGTTACAATTTTAAGAATCCATGTGTGCAGCTAGCTCgtaatagttttatattttcttatgagTCAACATAGAAATACCCTTCAGCCTCTTCAGTGAGACTAATATGTTAGATTGGTaaagttaatatatattttctaatttaaatagtaaatataGTTAAAAATTATACGATGATGATGTAATGTGTATTATAAATAGCAAGTTTGTGTCAAGCAAAGTAACTTGTATAATACACATATTTCGAACCCGAGGTGTAGCGCATTAGTGTGAGTTTTTGTGACATTACTTTAAGCTAAAAAtccatattattatataatacagTCATGTGAACATCATCTAAACCAAGATTACTTTATCACTTCGTGAATGTGCTAAGGGAACAAAATGGCCCCCACTTTCATAGTCTCATGTACTATATCATAAGCAATGAGCAGGTGGTTAATCATGGcgaaaaacatttaaatatcATAAGATCATGGCAAGTAAAACTGGTCAAAATCAattgtttgttttattataCTATTCTTGGAGCCTGGATGATTTAAATATCACAAGAAATTGCTGAAATTACGTATTTCATGATGTCAAATGTTCATTCattgttaattttaaaaacgtTGAAACTTATTTCAATACATAAACTTTAATGTTAGCCCAAAAGAGGGTGGTAGAATGGACGGACAAAGAAGACAGACAACACGCGGCTAGTTTGATCCGTTGTGTCTATCGTACGTTGTTCTAAGAAAGTATTACACTCAGAGACACATTTACACTTATTATAACACTATGAGTCACTTTCTTCTACCCACACACTTTTTCTAACTATTTGTTCAATTTTCGTTAGGTTTTCTAACTAGAGAAACATAACTATATTATAATTTGTGGTCCCCATtctcttttattctttttttttgtaaattgtttTATCTTTAAGTAAACTAAGTTTCTCGATCTTGATTcatctctagttttttttttttgataagatttatttaTCTCTGGTCTGCTATGGTTCGCTTGAGCCACAATCTCAACTCACGGTGAGTGATTCACCTTCACGTACTATGGAAGCCAGGACTGCTCCAATTCGACGAGCTCTCCACCGGAATCTTCAGCCGCGGCGAGCTCCTACTGCTGCGTTCTTCCTTCTCCACGAGTCTTCTTTTCCGCGGTGTCTCATGTCCGGTGGGAAGCTTCAACGCCCTCCCCAGTTCCTCCATCGTTGGAATCGACAGCGACTTGACCGAGAAGCTCGTCACAGCAATGGCCAATTTTAGCCTTTTTGCACATCTAGTCCTCTgaataaatgttattttcacTTAGACCCTAAACTTTCGATTGTACAGAAATATC belongs to Brassica rapa cultivar Chiifu-401-42 chromosome A07, CAAS_Brap_v3.01, whole genome shotgun sequence and includes:
- the LOC103830645 gene encoding B-box zinc finger protein 21 → MKIRCDVCDKEEASVFCTADEASLCGGCDHQVHHANKLASKHLRFSLLYPSSSNNSSPVCDICQEKKALLFCQQDRAILCKDCDTSIHSANEHKKKHDRFLLTGVKLSATSSVYKPTSGSSSSSSQDCSVPSKKPLSAPQSNTSKIQLSSKIGGDSEVSQWGSTSTVSEYLIDTLPGWHVEDFLDSSLPPFGFSKSGHDDGVLPYIEAEDDSTKRKNYNTVSLPSENLGIWVPQIPQTLPSSYTNQYFSQENNNNNIQFGMYNNKEKSPEEKTYAPIQNMKQQGQNKRWYDDGGFTVPQITTTLSHPPLHSNKKSRAFW